The Bombus pascuorum chromosome 9, iyBomPasc1.1, whole genome shotgun sequence genome has a window encoding:
- the LOC132910577 gene encoding sodium channel protein Nach-like, with translation MVCTIYYGYLEFMENPLFTSVETEYFPTYKLNFPGIAICSINRISRRSAMELANEIFTANISDLPVDEIFNMISQLGDLYDSEFKPQNRFYRIDQLLSVFYNGHYNITDIMKRLTPQCSSMLSKCRFHDEERNCSELFAFRKTQDGFCCTFNYATKGDDTHLHREVSHRVESMKVQNLTENGGLSVLLEPFLDDYFYPIFPSAGWKVTIFNPYDYPDMTSGGVIDFLVSPRVHRSVELEAIMFYSIRSIMSYALEKRDCVFEDEMTSLRMFYTYSDCIVDCKTQDMWKICKCIPFFLPNRESRRICNLEDVPCLSQHKSTWFSVVPHENLYNNDENMDKMETLYCYNCYPECSHVKYNAKMAMSGLESNQHVAEVLSDVEIKNQSLLTIYFNNFGTIKLKQDVIYRWYEVMGEASGICGIFVGFSLIVVVEFAYFVGLFVLELLKGPTPNDGKWAESEQTPIQSIYWGALYSYARTTKNQRD, from the exons ATGGTTTGCACGATTTATTACGGGTATCTCGAATTCATGGAGAATCCACTGTTCACTAGCGTCGAAACGGAATATTTCCCcacatacaaattaaatttcccaG gcaTAGCGATCTGCAGCATCAATCGAATAAGTCGTCGATCGGCGATGGAGTTGGCAAACGAAAT CTTCACGGCGAATATCTCTGATTTACCCGTCGACGAGATTTTCAACATGATTTCGCAACTGGGCGATCTTTACGACTCGGAGTTCAAGCCGCAAAACCGGTTCTATCGAATCGACCAACTTCTCAGTGTGTTTTACAATGGCCATTACAACATCACCGACATAATGAAACGA TTGACGCCACAATGTTCGTCCATGCTGTCGAAGTGTCGGTTTCATGACGAGGAACGGAACTGTTCAGAGCTGTTCGCGTTCCGCAAGACGCAGGACGGCTTCTGTTGTACCTTCAATTACGCGACTAAAGGGGACGACACGCATTT GCACCGCGAGGTCAGTCACCGAGTGGAATCGATGAAGGTGCAAAATTTGACCGAGAATGGCGGGCTGTCGGTATTGCTGGAACCGTTTCTGGACGATTACTTCTACCCTATTTTCCCGAGCGCCGGCTGGAAG GTGACGATCTTTAATCCATACGATTATCCGGACATGACAAGCGGAGGCGTGATCGACTTTCTAGTCTCACCCAGGGTGCACCGCAGCGTGGAACTAGAGGCAATCATGTTTTACAGCATAAGAAGTATTATGTCGTATGCTCTGGAGAAACGCGATTGTGTATTCGAGGATGAAATGACTTCCCTTCGGATGTTTTACACTTACAGCGACTGCATCGTTGATTGCAAGACGCAAGATATGTGGAAAATCTGCAAGTGTATACCTTTCTTTTTACCTAATCGAG AATCTAGAAGGATCTGCAACTTGGAAGATGTGCCATGCTTGTCGCAGCATAAAT CTACATGGTTTTCCGTGGTGCcacatgaaaatttatataataacgatGAAAATATGGATAAAATGGAGACATTGTACTGCTATAATTGTTATCCTGAATGCAGCCATGTGAAATATAATGCGAAGATGGCCATGTCTGGTTTGGAGTCTAATCAACACGTTGCCGAAGTTTT ATCTGACGTGGAAATCAAGAATCAATCACTGCTgacgatatattttaacaactTTGGTACAATCAAATTGAAGCAAGACGTGATTTATCGTTGGTATGAAGTTATGG GTGAAGCTAGCGGTATTTGCGGCATCTTCGTCGGTTTCAGCCTGATCGTGGTCGTCGAGTTCGCTTATTTCGTCGGGCTGTTCGTACTCGAGCTTTTAAAGGGACCAACTCCGAACGATGGAAAATGGGCCGAGAGCGAACAAACGCCGATACAGTCAATTTATTGGGGTGCGTTGTATTCGTACGCGAGAACGACAAAGAATCAACGTGATTGA